The following is a genomic window from Anaerobaca lacustris.
CGATGAGCTATCGCGATTAATTGGCGAGCACGAAGACGGTGCGAGGCCATCATGTTGCAGGGAAAAAGCTACTTTCTTCTCTGTTAACCTGGACTTGTTTAGGCCGAGTTGGAAGATGTTTCTTCTTCTTGTCGGGCTCTATGGTGCAGCGGGGATAGCTTCCGGGGTGACCTATCCCGATTTCAATACTGTCACGTGGGCAGACGCATTACTGAGGACGACGGTCACGATATTCGTGCTCGGCGTCTCGCTCGTGAACCTGACGCGGGCCATAAGCGAAGCAGGACGTTTTACCGGCGTATACCTGAATAGGTCGTGCAGAATGGAGGTGTTCTGCTGCACGACATTGGTTGCTGTCCTAATCGCCCTCCTTGCCCGTTCGTTTGCCTCTTGGGCACCTGTCGGCCTGCTATGTGGCTTGTGTGCTGCGGCACTAGGTGCTACGGTAGGTTGTCTTGTGATGCTTGCTTTCGTGATACTTGAGACGATACGGTGTTTCCTGCCGGGTAAGGCTGTGGAAGTCGTCTCGAACTATGCTGCGCGAGAACTTACCTACGCCTATGTGAAAGAGACTTTCGTTAAACTGGTCAGGACGAAACAGCGCGCGTTCCTTGAGCAAAGCTGTTTACGCGACTACAAGTCTATTCACCCCCCTTCGCAGTACTACACGAGAGTTGTTTGGACGCATCTCAATCCCGGTAGGGACAGGACCGACCGTGCTATCCCCTGGGATAAGCACGCTACTGATGCGAATCGGCAAAGGGATTATGCCGTGCATCGTTTGCAGGCCCTAGACCGTTATCTGGGAGAGACAGGAGCTGAACTATTCTTAAGTGCACCCGAATACACGGGCAAGCAGGTTGCTTTAGGGATTGTCCGTTCAGCTAACGGTCCGTTGAAAGACGGTGTCTACTCAGACGTTTCTCGATGCCTGAAGCGCGCTGTTCGACTCTGCAGAATCCAGTTTGAAGAGGAGAACGAAGATTTCTGGGACAGACAGGAGGTGGCGCTCAACGAGGCCATAGAAAGGGCAGTGGACAATGGCGACCCTACGCAGGTACGAGCTTATCTTCGTGCAGTCAATGAGCCTTTGAAGGTTCTACGGCAGACGCGGGGCCAGGCCGTCGTGAGGGACGCCTATGGCGAGTATGTCAGGAGAGGTTATGACTTCCTGGGATTGTACTTGGTGGCGCTCGGTCAGATATTGGCCAGATTGGAGAAGGAGCCGCCGTATCGAACGCAGCGCTCCTTTGACTTGGCACGCGTCGTGCTGCAATCTATCTGGGAGGAAACGAAACGCCTATGTGATGATGTGGACTATCATACGATGGGAGTTTTCACATGGCTGGTAGAAAAGATGTACAGAATGATTCAGGATGCAGGGGATGAAGGCAAACCGCTCCGGGGAATGCGCGCGCAGTTTGGCGGCTTCTACAAGTTTGCTGGCGGCTGGCTTGACCAGTTGGAATCAGAAGACGCGGAAGGCTTGGAGCAAATGCGTTTGGTTCTATATGAAGGGTTGACGAAATGGCTGCTCGATGTGCTTGAGAGGCCTGGAGAGGGGGAACTTGTCAAGCAACTGTGCGACGCAGCACGTGAAATTGTGTTTGGGGAGAATGGAATTACATTTGAGCGCGGCATATTGGTGGCGCAGCATCTTGTGTTTGCAGGGCACCTCATGTGTCGCCCCGAAGCGCCAGACGTGAGAGCGGCGGCCGTGGAACGCCTGTTTTGTGATGAACATGGTGGCGGACCACATCCAAACTTCAACGACCTAGTCGACTTCTACTTAGTTTCTGTTGCGGAAAGGGGTTCTCAGGGTCTCATTGATCCATCCCGCGAAGCACAAAGGAGCGATCGGGATGTTGCCGGGCACCGACAAAGGGCGTTTCTCAGTCATGGAGCGATTTCGGACCGTTTTTTCACAGACCCGTCCCATGGTAGTTATCTCTCCTGTTCATTTCGTTGTCCTGCGGCGGCTCGGTGGCTACGCGGAGGCTCACTTCGGCATCAGGTTGACCAGGTTGTGGCAGAACACCGCCATGCCCACGGCCGCCGCGAAGCTCCTAAATCCCCGATACATGCAGATCGATAGCCGAAACGCCCGTTTTAAGACCGAGATGGACCCTTCGATGCCGGCCCGGAAATGATGCCAACACGTATCGATCTTCGCCCGATTTTGGCCCCGACCCGGTACGGCCACCGTGGCCACGTGCTTGTGCACTGTGCTCATCTCCTCGGGCACGGCACGAAAGCCGGTGTCGGCCGTGACCGCCTCGGGATAGTGGCGGAAGGCCGCCTTGTGACGCTCGGTGATCTCGCGGAGCAACTCCGAATCCGGGATCTTCTCGGCCATCACTTCATAATCCGTGATGAACTTGCCGCGGCTTTGCGCCAGCCACACCGCGTGACCGAACTCGATGGGCTGGTTACTCTTACCACGCTTGATCAACTCGGTGTGCTCCTCGAAGAGGCTGAAGATTCGATCCCGGGCCGGAACCGTCTCGCCCTTCAGGGTCGCACGCTCCGCCGTCCGGCAGATCTTCCGAACCAACGGCAGGTAGTGCTTCAACTCGGCCCCAAGCCCCCGCAATACAAAGTTATCGCTGGCCGCCAGGGGCTTGAGCAACGAGGCCGCGATCCGCTCCAGCCGGCACACACGGTCGTGCAGACGCCGGAAACGACGCTTCCACGCCCGCTGCCGCGCCTTCACTTTGCTCCGCACAGAGCGGTGCACGTAGACCAAGTCCTTTTTCGCCTTCTTGTCGTGGAACCGGTGCGGGCACAGCGCGGGGGCCTCCGTCCGAACCGCCCGCAGCAGGCGCGACAGCACACGGTAGCTGTCCCACAGAAGCGAACTGTCGGTCGGGTAATGAATGTTGGCTTCGATGACGGTCGTGTCGGCCCGGATCTGCGAGACATCCATCTCGCAGCGTTTCACCGCGTAGTGGGCCAGTTGCTCGTTGATCAGCTTCCATGTCTCGGCGGTCATCGCCTTGAAGGCACGGTTCAGAAACGTGAAGTCCGGTACCGACCGGGTTCCCAGACGGAGGAACGACTGCAGCGTCGACGACTCGGCGATCCGGATGACCGTCTCCCGCAAGGAGGTCCTCTCGATCTGGTGCACGAGCAATGCCCGGAACAGAATCTCCGTGGTGTACTTCGCCTCCCGACCTTCCTGGCTCTGCGAGAGGGCCTCCAGATCCTCGTGCACCAGCCACAGGATCAGCGGGTTGGCCTCCAGACATTCGTCGATCCATGCGTACTTCGCCCGGTACTCCTGCACCACTTTCAGGCTGGTCTCCTCGCTGAAATTCAGGTAGATCTGTTCATCGAAAACGCGACGCATCGGCACTCCTTTCTGTGTTGTTTCAGACCTTTACGGAAAGGTCGATGCGCCCGTTCTTTTCAACCCATAACCTTTCCGCAACAGAAACTACTTAGAGTATCCATTTCCCCCACAGACCCTTGACTCATACCTGCGATTGTTCTTCACTCCTGAGCACAGAAGCGAGGATCTTCTGAGCGGCAGTTCGAGTTCATTGGGTGGCGGGTCAACGGGTGTCCATGAGATGGCCCTTGCATTTGTCTATTTGGGCGCAGCCAGTCTCGTCTATGGCGGGGAGACGCCGGAGCCTAGACAGCGGAACTTGTCCTTCGAGCTGAGCGACGAAATTCTGAAGAACGTAAAGGAGTTCTTCAAAGACCCGACACTCAACCGTGGCATCGAACAACTCAAGCATTGGCGTGACAATTGCAGCAAACTGGACGACATGGCAGAGGCTAGGAAGATTGCCGAGGCGTCGTTGAGCGAAAAGAAGGTCGCGGAATGGCGAGAAGATTTCTGGAAGGGATACGGGAGATCATCCCCTGTATTCTCATTGTGTTTGGAGAACGGGAACTACGAGATCGATGAAGATGCGCATCATGAATTGCGCTATCGTCTGCCAAAGATAGCGGTGATCGAATGGAAGTATCCAATCAGCGGTGCGAACGGGGATGACTATGGACGGGCGCTTGGAAGACGGGTGGAACAGGCTCTGCTGCGGAATCTAATGAAGGACAAATGTCCCATCTCGGAGAGAGACTGGGATCTTGCGGAGGTCGTAGGACGCGCGGCGAGTTGGCTGAAGGAACGTGGATGTGAGACTAACGAAGCTCTGATTGTGGTTTCCACGATACACGGTCCGGCTAGCCAGCTCTATCGTGAAGAACGTTTTGTGCCACCATGGAGGGAAGATCTGCAATCGCGAGGGTTTGATGGATTCTACGATGCTTACCCTGTGGTATGGGTGAAAAGCAAGGATGAAGACGCGGAGGTCTCCAGGCCAATCGACGAGAGAGTAGCGGCGGTCGATCTAAGGGGCTGGAAGGGGCTCAGAGTCAGGGAGTGCGTGGTAAGCGAGGGGAAGTTCGGCGAACTTGAGATCCGAAGTTGGACCGAGAAGGAGATTGAAAAGGCAATGGAATCGGGCAAGTTGAAACGGGAAGAGGTGGATAGGGCCAAGGGGAACTGTCCCGTTAAGGTGGATTCGTACTGGAAGTTTTCGCCCGATGCTCTCCCCCCAACGCGGGTCTTCCAAAGGTGCGATGGCCCGAACGAGGAGCCGGAATCGACCTCCTCAAAGAATGAATCACAGTGAATCAAACATGTCCGCTGCAATTTCGCAGGGAAGGCGGGGAATCAAGGGTGTCAGGTACAATTTCGGGGCCAATCGCGGGGGGCGGAATGAGGATTCGGCGCTGCGTTGCGTCTTGAGGCTGCCAGCGGGCGGAGGCCTTTGGCGGCTATTTGCTATGCGGCGGTTTTGATTGTGACGTGGATTCCGGCCCGTGTGGCCAGGGTAATCAGCATTTCGAGACTGGGGAATTAAAGGTACCACGTACACTTTCGGGCTTTTCCCGCTATCCTACAGGCCTGCTACGCCCGTCGGAATCTAGAGCCCAAGTGCCCCATCTTCAATTCCGAGGGCCAGGGAGATCGCCAGAGCGTTGCGCAGCATAAACGATCCATAATCGTTGGCCAACTCCAGCAAGCGATTGGCCGCCTGCGGAGTCCACTCAGCCCCCTCAACCATCGCTTTTCTAAGAGAATCCTGCGAATCCGTCATATCGAGCAGCACACGATACTCCTCCACGAGCCCGCTAACATCTTCCGCTCTGTTCATGGTTTGCCTCCACGATTCTTCCTC
Proteins encoded in this region:
- a CDS encoding transposase; translated protein: MRRVFDEQIYLNFSEETSLKVVQEYRAKYAWIDECLEANPLILWLVHEDLEALSQSQEGREAKYTTEILFRALLVHQIERTSLRETVIRIAESSTLQSFLRLGTRSVPDFTFLNRAFKAMTAETWKLINEQLAHYAVKRCEMDVSQIRADTTVIEANIHYPTDSSLLWDSYRVLSRLLRAVRTEAPALCPHRFHDKKAKKDLVYVHRSVRSKVKARQRAWKRRFRRLHDRVCRLERIAASLLKPLAASDNFVLRGLGAELKHYLPLVRKICRTAERATLKGETVPARDRIFSLFEEHTELIKRGKSNQPIEFGHAVWLAQSRGKFITDYEVMAEKIPDSELLREITERHKAAFRHYPEAVTADTGFRAVPEEMSTVHKHVATVAVPGRGQNRAKIDTCWHHFRAGIEGSISVLKRAFRLSICMYRGFRSFAAAVGMAVFCHNLVNLMPK